The genomic stretch TCCTGATCTGTCCGTGCTATTATCCCTCCCTCCAGCTTCCTCTcccccccttcccagctccctgcccttgtCCCGGGGCTGATGGAGAGGACAGGCCACGTTTGCGGGCAGGAGATGGGGGGCAGGCAGCCAGCCCGAGGCCATTTtctccctcagcagcccctgcgCCAGCCCGGCTCTCCACCGAGAAGGGCGAAGGCGCTCTCCTCCATCACGCTGCAAATCCTGTTAGAGGGATGCCTCTCCCGCCGGGCGCTGCCATGCCTGGCGGAGGGGGCCCGAGGGGGCCATCTggttgcagcagcagcagcctttgGGGATGAAGCGAGGCCGCGGGGTTCAGCCCCGGGTGCccgagggctgggagggggggctggatccctgcccagccccagcagggatgtCCCGGGGGCCATGCCCTGGAAGCACTGGGGTCCCGCAAgcatcctgccctgcagagggagGCCTCGCCTCTTGCATTCCCCCTCGCAGGCCCACATCCTGCACCCCACTTCCTGCACCCCACATCCTGCACCCGCGTCCCACAAGCAGCATATATCCCCCCCctcccgcagcagcagcagccccaggggctctgcctgcagctctcacaCAGACACTCACCCGCAGCGCCCACGAGCACAGCGACACGGGTGGTCAGCAGTGCCACGCACTGTCACCGCGTTCCCACGCTCGTTCTGTCACACCCCTTCACGCACAGCCCTGGCGCAGCACCCGCACCCCCACCGCCCCTGGGGCGACACAGCCCCCCGCCATCCCCGTCCGTTCGGGGGTGACACAGCCCCCGCCGCACCCCACACCCCATCACTCCGGGGGAGGCACAGCCCTCCCAGcatcctcccctccccagcctcccaCCGCGATCCCCAGCCCCCCGACTCCGTGCCCCACGCTCGCAGCACACAGTGCTcccgcacacacacacacgtgcgCTCCCGCACGCCCGCGGGGTGACTCCCCCGCCCCTGCCCGCCGTTACCTGCGCTGGCCCCGGGCAGGGGTCCCGCTTCagcccccgctccgtgcccgGTGCGGCTCCGCAGGCCCGAGCGGCGGAGGTTATCTGAAAGGCAGCGGGATGCGGCGCTGCCCCGGCCAGGCGCGGCTCCCCGGGGATGCTGGCGGCTCCGAGGCGCGGCTCCACCGGGATGGTCCTGGccggcagcccccggccccgccgcccgctccggccgcggcggcggcgcggggaggGGACCGGGCGCAGGGGCCGGGGCTGGCGGCGCCGGGTCGCTCCGGATGCTCGGCGGGGACCGGCGGCCGGGGGAGCCGGCAGGTACGGCCGCTGCCGCTCCGGGGGCTCCTTCGTGCCCTcccccggctccccccgccgcccccggccgcgAACTCCGGCTGGGCGCGGGGCTGATGCAACACCCCCGGCCGGCAGCGCAGGCTGCGGGGGGCTGATGCcaggcccccctgtgcccctgggcagGTGCAGGCAGCGGCGGGCAGCAGCGGGCAGGCAGCGGCGGCTCCGTGCCCGCCGTTCCCGGGGcccggcggcgcgggcgctgctgcgcgctcccgccgccgcccgcagTGCCGCCGCAGTGGTGCAGCCGCCTCACATTTCTCTCGCTCAGCAGCGCCGGGGCCCGCCGGCCGCAGCGCCTGACGCCCAGCAcaccccctccccgccccgcacgccccctccccgccccgcacCCCTTCATCGCCCCGCACAGCCCCCTCCCCGCACATCCCTCCTTACCCCGACCCACTCCCCTGGTCCCACACATCCCGcttccccacagcccctctcGCCCCGCACCCCCTCTCCCCGCAGCCGCTCCCGAACGCTccccgcggccccgctcccTCTCCCGGGCCGGCCGGGCCCCCGCGGGTCGCTCCGAGGGGCCCGCGGTGACTCAGCATCAGCGCCGCTGGAAGCGGCTCCGCGGCGCCGGGGCCGCTCCGGGGACGCGGCTGTGGGGCAGCGTCGGGGAGGGGGCCCtgtcagcagcccctgcagcccccggggctggggagaggtcggacagccaggaattcccccACCACGGCTTTTTCCCACTGCCAAATCAGCCGTGCACCCCACACTGTCCCCTGGGATCCGTGGCCACGGCTGTCGGGGGAGCAGAGGGGGCCCCTGAGAGCCCCCCAGtccctgctgagctccagagctccTGGGCATGGGTGCTCATTGGTCCCTGGGGACACGGTGGGCTCAGTGTGGTGGGTGGGAGTCCCAGCAATGCTGACAGGTCCCTGCAGAGTGCTGGGGAGCGTTGCTCATGGCCATGGGCTTGCTAGTGTGACCCCCATAGTGGCACAGGCAGACAGGACcccacaggctggggacaccccacaAGGTGCCCTGAGCAGATGACTCCTGGTCCATGcttcctggctcctgcagatgTGAGAGGCATGGATGTTCCCTGTTAGAGGCCAGGCTGCCTTCTCCCCCTGCTGTGGGTGCCTCCAGAATGGGGACCCCACAGGCAAATGGCCCAAATGAGGAGGCAACCCCACACAGAGCCCTCCAGCTCCCATGCCCTGACCCCAGGAGCAGTGACCCAGGATGTGCACACTCAAAtccaaacccaaatccaaacccaaacccaaacccaaacccattccacccagccctggctggagcaggatgCTGGTGGGGGCTCACCAGGCTCCTTTGGGTGCTGTTGGGGTTCCTCTGCTTGTGTTGCCCATTgctattttttagttttttataTTCCTCCAGGATTGTGCCTGGGCTTTTATGCCCTCCCTGAAGATTGCCCTGTCCAGCCCTGCTTGCTgaccctccagccctgctgcagcaaagaTCCAGCCCCTGTAACAAGGGGTCTGTGTGGTTCTGCAGCTGCCGTGTCCCCACAGCCACTCTGTCCTCACCATGGCTGTCCTCTGGCCCTGCCATCAGTGGGATGGACACAGGAGCTGGAGGTTACATATTTCACAGCTATGCCAGGCCTTATGCAGCCCAGAGATCATCTTCTTACCCACACTTCATGCAATGCTAAAAATCTCACCCAGGTGCCTCTCTTCCTGACCTGGAAGAGATGACCAAGGCCACCCGGCACAAGGATTCCCCAAGGGCTCAGTTGTGCTCCATTCCCAGGCCAGACTGACCCTGGAGTCAGGTTCTCCCTGGGGACCCTGCAGCATCACCTCCACCTGGAAATCCATGCTCCCTTCTTGACAATGGCCGAGTTCTTAATCTGGGAGTTTCTCTCAGTGGTTAAGGGATTTTTGAATGCCTCTAGCACCTCTAAGTGCCTTTCTTTGATCTGCTCACCTGCTGAAATCAgtgtgaggctgctgctgctgcctggcacacGCTAAACAGGGATTTCCTCAATCCTCCCCATCCTCCCTGTGTCAGGtgctcctgccttccctgctAACGTGCCTGGGTGCAGACAGCAAGAGCTGAGATCTTACGCCTGAGCTCACTGAGCAGAGGAAATTGCAGGAAGTGAGCGAGCACGAGCTATTTTCTGTTATTAATTCATATGGCATCCCCGTGCTGACCCAGCTACACCGTGTGCTATTATGCTGCTATTCCATGACTTAAGCAACAgctctatttaaaaataatcataAATTACATTGGGCATTTTTTCTGCTGAATAAGAGTGTGTTTGTGCCAAGGTGCTGGGATCTTCCTGTTGCCCCAATGgctctgcttctgctttgcATGCTCAATGCAGagctttcccctttcctctgcTGAGTTGGTCCACCAAGATCTGTGCTTTCTACCCAAACTGAAAAAATCTCATCCTTCAAAACCCAAACCTCCCATCTCTGTCTGGGCCTCAGTGTGGCTGAGACTTGACTGCTGACCCTATCAAACCTCAGCCCTGTGGCCACCTCTGCCTTTGGGTCCTGTCTCTTACTCCTGGTTTAACACCTGACTTTGGCATATAAACATACATGTTGTGTTATCTTTTATAAAAACCTATTGTGTTGAGTGTTATCATAAATGTGCATATTTTGGCTGAATATCCTCAGAGGTCTTCTGACCTCTGCTGATGTGATAGGGGTGCTCTCCTGGGTTTTACAAGCAGCACTGATATATTTTACCATTTCCAGAGACCTTGTCAGCAGGCCAAGCACACCTTTGGGTTCAGAGGTTGCTCCTCAGCTCAGTTGTACCTGCTGTCCTTGGGTCCAGCTCTCCTTAAACAGACATGCAGGAGCAGCTTTGCCAGTGGATTCCCTTCATTTGTCCCAGATGAACAaggtttttctgtttgtaatCAGGAGGTTATTGTTCTAATTCAGCTGGTGTTGGCCTTGTGTGAAAGCACAGCTTCTTTCTGCAAAACTCATTCCTATCCAATGTCCTGACTGGATCAGTTTGAAACctttgctctgctgggagctgtacCACTGCTGGCCAGGCTTTGCTGAGGTGAATGGTGAAGCCAGAAGATAGTTTGGCCCTAAATTTCTCCCTCACCATCAGCCATTACCTGCTCAGCCATCTAGCTGTTTGCCCAGGATTTTATTGCCCTTGTGGATTTCTAGTACCTGTGGGAAGGACCTGTTCTGAGAGGATGGCCCCTCTCTTGCTTGGTGCTTGCcttgccctgtgatggcacctGAGGCTTTTCTTTCCACCCTACCTGGGCAAGCTGacagctccctgtgtgccagaCCTTCCTGTCCCACACCCAGGCCCCCATCCATGCTGCCCATGCTCCTGGTGGCAGCACCTCAGGCCACCTTTCtttgctccctgctgctcttgTCACCAAGTTTGCTTGTCTGGGTCCTGCACGCATCCACAGCTCGTCCCAAAATCCCGTCTGTTTCTCACACCAATCTTGTTTTGCTCTGGTGAATCACTCATCACACAGATAATTCACCCACAAACCCATGAGCTCATCCCCAGCTTTGCAGAGagcagctttccctgcaggtctgtgcaggacagtgccagggcctgcccaggagggagggagggagggagggatgtggGACCCACAGCTGAATTTTCATCCTCTGGGTGCCATCCCCTGGGGactgcctctccttcccagggcagagcaCCAGGAGAAGGGACCCCCAGTCAGACCATCCCAGGCTAAGACCCTCCAGGCCTGTCTGAGGTGGCCACaagagcccagcacagaccctcagagaaaggaaagcagGGCACAGTGCTCCACCAAAAGCACCAGAGGAGCTGTCTGTGCAGCTTGCTGGCAGAGCAAACACCATTTTGAAGGAGGGATGCTACTGAAATATCTGCCAAGAAAGCAGCAGTCTCTTGTTGCCAGCTGGTAGCTGAAGGatgccccagctgctgcagagctgctctgtggctgctgtttAAAGCAGTGTGTGGGTTGGTTGCTGGTGGTCAGGACCTGACCACTGATGTTCTTGCAT from Agelaius phoeniceus isolate bAgePho1 chromosome 21, bAgePho1.hap1, whole genome shotgun sequence encodes the following:
- the RNF208 gene encoding RING finger protein 208 isoform X1 codes for the protein MKGCGAGRGRAGRGGGVLGVRRCGRRAPALLSERNVRRLHHCGGTAGGGGSAQQRPRRRAPGTAGTEPPLPARCCPPLPAPAQGHRGAWHQPPAACAAGRGCCISPAPSRSSRPGAAGGAGGGHEGAPGAAAAVPAGSPGRRSPPSIRSDPAPPAPAPAPGPLPAPPPRPERAAGPGAAGQDHPGGAAPRSRQHPRGAAPGRGSAASRCLSDNLRRSGLRSRTGHGAGAEAGPLPGASAASTKLSWGQRYQGPRGQGVRCPGRSQGELPSGTGCAPSPCPVGAAGDCKWESREVRAKEFANTFFSATRIPLHVNRNRGRPGAK